The segment ACGAGCCGACCAGGGCGCCGGTGACGATGAGCAGGTCGTTGTTGAGCAGGAACCCAGCGGCTGCTGCGGCCCAGCCGGAGTAGCTGTTGAGCATGGACACGACGACCGGCATGTCGCCGCCGCCGATGGAGGCCACGAGGTGCCAGCCCAGCCCGAGGGCAAGGACAGTGACAACAACCAGCAACCACAGCTGGGAGTCCTGGACGTACCAGACCGTGAGTGCGGCAAATGCGACCAGGGCGCCGAGGTTGATGGCGTTCTTGCCGGGCAGCATGAGCGGGGAGGACTTCATGCGGGCCGAGAGTTTCAGGAACGCGACGATCGAGCCGGTGAAGGTCACCGCTCCGATGAATACCCCGATGAAGACCTCCGCATGGTGCACTGCCATCAAATCCGGAGACAGTGCGGGGGCTTCCAGGTGGCCGTTCCAGCCGACCAGCACCGCGGCGAGGCCAACGAAGCTGTGCAGCAGGGCGATCAATTCGGGCATCCCGGTCATTTCGACCACGCGGGCCCGCCAGAGCCCGATGGCGCCGCCGACCAGGACCGCGGCCACGAGCAGGACCAGCCCGGTGAGCCCGGTGCCCCAAGCACCCTGGAGGGTCAGCCAGATGGTGGCCGCCAGGGCGATGATCATGCCGGTGATGCCGTAGATGACCCCGGCGCGGGCCTTCTCGTGTTTGCTCAGGCCGGCGAGGCTGAGGATGAACAGCAGGGCGGCAACGATGTAGGCCGCGCCCGCGATGGACTCTGCGGTCAACGGACCGGAGACAGTTTCAGACACGGTAAAGCTCCTCGATAAGATTCCTGCTGCTGCGACGGGTACGGCGCTCATGAACGGGCCTTCCCGGCTGAGAACATCGCGAGCATGCGCCTCGTGACGGCGAAACCGCCGAAGATGTTGATGCTGGCCAGCAGGATCGCCACGGCAGCGATGATCTGCATGACGATGTTGTCGGAGGTGACCTGCAGCAGGGCGCCGACGACGATGATCCCGGAGATGGCGTTCGTGACGGACATCAACGGGGTGTGCAGGGCATGATGGACCTTCCCGATCACATAGAACCCGACCACGACGGCGAGCATCAGCACCGTAAAGTGCTGCGGCAACGGCGCCGGGGCGACAGTGTTGATCCCGAAAAGAACAGCGATTCCCGCAGCAATGAATCCGGCCTTCCCGGCAGGGCTGAGCCCCGGCTTCTTTACAGCCGCACCTGCAGCGGAATCAGCCGCAGCGGCGGCCGTCCCGGCGTCGGTCTTCACCACCGGCGCGGCGGAGACCTGCACCGGGGGCGGGGGCCAGGTCTTCTCCCCGTCCCGTACCACCGTCACCGAACGCTGCACCACGTCCTCGAAGTCGATCCGCAGGACCCCGTCCTTGTCCTTGGTAAGGAGCTTGAGCAGGTTCAGGACGTTGGTCCCGTACAACTGCGACGCCTGGGCCGCCAAACGCCCCGGAAGGTCCGTGTAGCCCAGGATCACCACGCCGTTGTCGGTAATCACGCGTTCCCCCGCGACTGAGCCCTCCACGTTTCCGCCCTGACCGGCAGCCATGTCAACGATCACGCTGCCCGGCTTCATGCCGGCCACGTCCTCGGCCGTGAGCAGCTTCGGCGCGGGACGCCCCGGGATGAGGGCGGTCGTGATGATGATGTCCACGTCCCGGGCCTGTTCGGTGTAGATTTCGGCGGCGCGCAGGTTGTACGCCTCGGACGTGGCCTTGGCATACCCGTCGGAGGACTTCATCTCTTCTTCGACCTCAACCCTGAGGTACTCGCCGCCGATGGACTTCACTTGATCGGCCACTTCAGGCCGCGGGTCCGTCGCGCGCACGATCGCGCCCAGACTGGAAGCCGCGCCGATCGCCGCGAGGCCGGCCACACCGGCGCCGGCAACCAGGACCTTCGCCGGCGGGACCTTGCCCGCCGCGGTCACCTGTCCCGTGAAGAACCGCCCGAACTCGTGCGCCGCCTCGATCACGGCCCGGTACCCGGCGATGTTCGCCATCGAACTCAGGACATCCATCGACTGCGCCCGCGAGATCCGCGGCACCGCATCCAACGCCAGCGCCGTGATCGGACGCGCCGCCAGCGCCGCCACCAACTCCGGGCGCAGGCCCGGGCTCAACGAACCAATCAGCGTCGCCCCCTCGGCCAGACGGCCGATCTCCTCCTCCGTGGGCGGATTGATCCGCAGCACCACCTCAGACGCCCACGCCTCATCGGCACCCACAATCAAGGCACCCGCCGCAGCGTAGTCCTCATCCCGGAACGATGCAGACTCCCCCGCACCCTTCTCCACCACAACCTCGTAACCCAACCCCAACAACTGCGCCACGGTGACCGGCGTCGCCGCCACCCTCGTTTCGAGGCCCAATTCGGCCACGATCCCGATACGTGTCATTTGCTACTCTCTTTCGTCATGAATATGCCCGGGACGGGAATCCGTCACCCGGGCATACCGAGCTATGTTGAATCGCCAGGGACCCTGCAGACGTTTGCCGTCGGGCATCTTGGGTTACAGGGCACCGGTCCCTGAGATCCTCTCCCGCGGTCCCAGCGAGGTCTGACGCTGCCTTGAGTGCTGTAATTCTCAGCACCGAGGCTCCGCCGATAGCGTTATGGAACGTGACGTCACCGAACCTCAGGCAGGCCACACGTTGCAGGTACTGCTTCGTTGCTGTCCCCGCCGGCGGTCTCAATGCGGAAAATCTTTCCTGCACATTACTTTTCAGCACGTCCGGGAGGCTTTCCAGAGAAAACAGTGAAAAGAAATGCACTTCTTCGCGTATTCTCAAGATAGACAGCATTTCTACGTCCGGAAGGACTGCGATCTCATCTGTTGATGCACTATCCGTTATCGGTGCGATAAAACTGTCAAAGGACAGGTCCGCAGGCATCTTGACAGCGGCGGTCTCCTGGAGGATGACAGTCGCCTCAAGTTCGGCGAGCCTGGCACCGAGGCAGCGGTGGTTGCCTGATCCTAAAACCAGGCCCGGAGACGCAGAGGACCCCCGCAGACCGGTCTCCAGACCCGCCCGTGGAGCCGGGGAGGGGTTCGTCCGGCAGCTGGAGGATTTCGACAAGCATGTCCTCAGACGGGCCGATGCCGTTCTCGAGGACTGATCGCATGATTTTGTCCGATTCCGACGAGAACTGGGCCCTTAGCTTGTTTCACCCGACGAGACCGTCAGACGGCCAGGCGAGATGGGGCCTGGCCTAGGCGAGCGTCAACCGCAGGGGCACAGAGTCCCAGCCACGAAGGGTGTTGTTGTGGTGGCGTTCGATCGGTGCGGCCAGTTCGATGCTCTTGATCCTTGGCACCAATTGCTCCAGCAACGACGCTGCCTGAAGGCGGGCTGCGTGCTGGCCGACGCACTGGTGGATGCCCATGCCGAAGGACAGGTGCCCGGACGGGTCGCGGGAGAGGTCGAACTTGTCTGGGTTTTCCCAGCGGCGCGGATCGCGGTTTGCCGCGGCGAAGCACAGCATGACCCTGCGGCCTTCGGGGATGGTGCTACCGCCGATGGTGACGTCGCTCGTGGTCTTGCGAAAGATCTGCTGGACGGGGGTTTCCCAGCGCAACGATTCGTCGAAGGCAACGCGCGCCAGGTTGGGGTTCCTGCGCAGCGCTTCCCACTGCTCCGGGTTGGAGGCAAAGGCATAGAGCATGCCGGAGATCCCGTAGACCGTGGTGTCCACGCCGGCCGAGAGCAGCGAGCGGGTCAGCAGCGGGGCCTGCTCGTGCAGGATGTCGCCGCGGTCGGCGGCGGCCCAGATGTCGGCGCCGAAGCCCTCAGGCTTCAAGGCGTCGCGCTGGCACTTGGCGGTGGCCCACTCGGTGTATTCGGCGGCCTTGCACTTGCCCTGCTCCACCAGTTCGTTGTCAGGACCGAGCGCATTGAAGATGTGGTCGGCATAGGGCACCAGGTTTTCGCGGCCCTCCTCGGAGATACCGGAAGCCTCGGGGAAGAAGTTGACCGGAAGCTTCGAGCCGATGTCGCGGTGCCCATCGACCTCCACCTGCCCCCCGGAGATGGAGCCGGCAAGCAATCCTTCGATGATGCTGCCGGCCATTTCCATGCAGCCGTCCTTCATGGAGCGCAGCACCCTCGAGGACATGATCGCCTGGAGCACCTCGCGTGGTGCGTCGTGCTGCGGCGGATCCATTTGCAGCAGGCCCCGGGCACGCCACGGCTCGTTAAGTCCCACGCCGGAACCCGAGGTCAGTTCCTGCCAGTTCGCGACGGCGGCAGAGAGGTCCTCGTAGCGTCCGATCGCGTACGCGTTGTACTTGGACAAGAACACCACAGGGCCGGCCTCGCGCAGGCGCTCCTGGAACGGCAGGGGATTTTCAAGGATTTCCGGGGAGAACGGGTCATCGTCGAGGACCGGGATGGTTCCGTGGTTAACGGGGCAATTCGTCACTGTCGACATGGGGGTAGCTCCTAAAGATCCAGCACGAGGCGATCGGTGATCGCGCGTGAGACACAGACAAACATCCGGTCGTTCTTGGCGCGCTCCGCGTCATTGAGGAGCGAGTCACGGTGCTCTGGGGTACCCCGGAGCACGCTGACCTCACAGGTCCCGCACACGCCTTCGTTGCACGAGGAGAGCACGGGGACGCCGGCGTCACTCAAGGCGGAAAGCACCGTTTCATCGGTCCGGACGGTGATGCACCGCTTGGAGAGCGCCAGTTCGAGCGTGAACGGTTCGGTCCGCACCGGGGCCGGCAGGGTTGCCGGCACGAAGCGTTCGAAGCGCACCGCCCAGGACGGCCAGGCGGCTGCGGCACCGGCTACGGCGTTCAGGAGCGGCTCCGGTCCGCAGCAGTAGACCCGTCCCCCGTCAACGGTTTCGTTCAGGAAGGTGAGATTCAGGTGGCCCAGCTCGTCCTGCGGCCAGATGGTGACTTTGTCTCCGTACTGCGCCAGCTCGTCGAGGAAGGCCATCGAGGCGCGCGTGCGGCCGCCGTAGTGGAGGTGCCAGTCAATGCCCAGCTGTTCGGCGGCGGCGATCATCGTCATGATGGGAGTGATCCCGATCCCGCCGGCAATGAATTCGTAACGGGTCGCCTGAGTCAGGTGGAAGTTGTTGCGGGGAGTTCCCACGGTGAGCAGGTCCCCGACGGCGAGCCCGTCATGGATGTAGCGTGAGCCGCCCTTGGAGTTCGGTTCGTTCAGCACTGCCACCTCGTACGCGTGTGCGTCCCAGCGGTCCCCGCACAGCGAATAGTGGCGCGAGAGGGCTCCGGCGTCCGCGGTCGGGAGCACAAGTTCGATGTGTGAGCCGGGTGTCCAGTCAGGGACGCGGCCGTTGTGTGGCTCCTCGAGGCGCAACCGCACGACGCCGTCGGCGATGACATCCTTCCGCGCGACCCGGAGGCACTGGATTCCAGGGTGACCGGCAGCGGGCTTGGAGGCCGACGAAGCGTCGACCGTGAGCGAAGCGGCATGAGTAGGCATATGACGATCATCCGTGCAAAGCACCGCTGTAATCAATCTCACATAACTTATCAAGGCGATAGCCACAGATGTATGCCCCGGAACTTGACAGCAATAAGCGAGGATCTGCGGACATGACAAAGTCCCCTTCACCACTGGTTGTGGTGAAGGGGACTTTGAACCACCTTAAGCCTTGCTCCGTTACGCGGTGCGTCGCGCGCGCTGGCGCTTCAGCTCATTGCGGGCCAGAGCGTTCTTGTGCACCTCGTCGGGGCCGTCGGCGAACCTGATGGTGCGCGCATAGGCAAACGCCGAGGCCAGGAAGAAGTCCTGCGAGAGCCCGCCGGCGCCGTGGACCTGAATGGCCTTGTCGAGGATCCATTCAACGGTTGACGGGGTGGCGATCTTGATGGCCTGGATCTCGGTGTGGGCGCCCTTGTTACCCACGGTGTCCATGAGCCAAGCGGTCTTGAGCACCATCAGGCGCAGCTGCTCAACGCGGACTCGGGACTCGGCGATCCAGTCGCGGATCACGCCCTGTTCGCTCAGCGGCTTGCCGAAGGCAACGCGCTCGTCGGCGCGTTCGCACATCATCTTGATAGCGCGCTCTGCCATGCCAATGGCCCGCATGCAGTGGTGGATGCGGCCGGGGCCCAGACGGGCCTGGGCGATGGCGAAGCCGTCGCCCTCCCCGCCGATAAGGTTGGTGGCGGGAACCCGCACATTGGTGAACACGATCTCGGCGTGGCCGCCGTTGTAGTGGTCCTCGTACCCGAAGATCTTCATGGCGCGCTTGACCTCGACGCCCGGGGTGTCCCGCGGAACCAGGATCTGGCTCTGCTGGCGGTGCCGTTCGGCGAGGGGATCGGTCTTGCCCATCACGATGAAGATCTTTGCGTTGGGATTCATCGCGCCCGTAATAAACCATTTGCGACCGTTGATCACATAGTCGTCGCCGTCACGCACAATGCTGGTCTCCACGTTTGTCGCATCGGAGGAGGCTACGGCCGGCTCCGTCATGGCGAAGGCCGAACGAATCTCACCCTCAAGCAACGGCTTGAGCCACTTTTCCTTCTGCTCTTCGGTACCGAACTCGGCGAGCAATTCCATGTTGCCGGTGTCCGGGGCCGAGCAATTCAGTGCTGCCGGCGCAAGCGTCCGACTGCGCCCTGTGATCTCGGCAAGCGGGGCGTACTGCACGTTGGTCAGCCCTGCCCCTTCTTCGCCCGGCAGGAACAGGTTCCAGAGCCCGCGGCGGCGCGCTTCGGTGCGCAACTTCTGCAGGATCGGCGACTCCGACCACGCGTACGGGTTCTCGAGGTTTTCCAGCTCTTCCTGGTATGCCGCTTCGGCCGGGTAGACGTGCCCGTACATGAAGTCGACGAGCTCCTTCTTCAGAAGCTCAGTCCGCTCGTCTGTTGAGAATTCCATCTATTTGTACTCCTTGAGTGAGTCGAGCCCGAGCCCCAGCAACAAAGGCACAGTTCTGCCGCTGTCTTCGAAGCCCGCGCCAACCGTCTGGCGATTGATGTGTCTGAAGCGGACGCCCTCGGAGATCCCCGCCAGCTTGAAGCAGGCCAGTCCCAAATAGAATCCGAATCCGTCGAGTGTGCAGCCGCTCTGCGCCTCGTAGAGCCCCATGATCTCTTCCGCGGACGGGTATCCCGGCGCCAGCGTCACGTCGTAGGTGGCTGGGTCCGTCGATTCCCGGGCTGCCACGATCCTTGCGCGGCGCTGATACGTCAGCATGAGCGCCAAATCAAGCAGCGGGTCCCCGAGCGTGGCCATCTCCCAGTCGATGACCGCTGCCGGCAGATCATCCGCACCCATCAGCACATTGTCCATGCGGAAATCGCCGTGGACGATGCCCGAGTAGGACCTGGACGGGACCGCAGCAGCGAGCTTGTCGTAAAGCTCCTCGGCACCGGGAAGATCGCGGGTAAATGAGGCGTCAAGTTGCGTCTTCCAGCGCTTCACCTGACGACCGAGGAAACCCTCCGGCCGTCCGAAACCGCCCAGGCCGACGTCGGAGGGATCCACCCGATGCAGCTTCGCCAGGGTGCCCACCAGCTCCGTCGCGATGGCCCGTGTGCGTGGCGCCCCGAGCGGCATGATTTCCTCGGCATACCTGAACGGCACACCCTCGACCCGCTCCATGAGGTAAAAGTCGGCCCCCAGGACCTCCTTGTCACCGCAATAGGCGATCATGTTCGCAACAGGGACGTCCGTAGCACGAAGTGCATCAGCAATGGTGTACTCGCGGCGCATGTCGTGGGCGGTCGCCATGATCGTACCCAGCGGCGGGCGGCGCACGATCCATTCATGAATACCGTCAGTCAGTACATAGGTCAGGTTCGACTTCCCGCCCTCGATCAGGCTGGCCGAGAGCTCCCCGGCTACCAACCCCGGCACTTCGTGGTTCAGCCAGTCCCGGAGCCGCACCAGGTCCAGCCCGGTCGGCGACACCGGGTTCGCGCCGACACCATTGGCAGCTGCGCTCCTCATCGTTTCACTCATGCCCGTGCGAACTCCGGAACGAGCTGTTCGTAAGTGATATCGCCCTTCTTGACGCTTCCGAAGCGCAAAGCCAGATCTGCCATGCGCTCAACGGT is part of the Arthrobacter methylotrophus genome and harbors:
- the pntB gene encoding Re/Si-specific NAD(P)(+) transhydrogenase subunit beta, whose amino-acid sequence is MSAVPVAAAGILSRSFTVSETVSGPLTAESIAGAAYIVAALLFILSLAGLSKHEKARAGVIYGITGMIIALAATIWLTLQGAWGTGLTGLVLLVAAVLVGGAIGLWRARVVEMTGMPELIALLHSFVGLAAVLVGWNGHLEAPALSPDLMAVHHAEVFIGVFIGAVTFTGSIVAFLKLSARMKSSPLMLPGKNAINLGALVAFAALTVWYVQDSQLWLLVVVTVLALGLGWHLVASIGGGDMPVVVSMLNSYSGWAAAAAGFLLNNDLLIVTGALVGSSGAYLSYIMCKAMNRSFISVIAGGFGIAAPTAGDTDHGEHREITAEATAEMLTNASSVVITPGYGMAVAQAQYPVAELAHKLRERGVNVRFGIHPVAGRLPGHMNVLLAEAKVPYDIVLEMDEINEDLGDTSVVLVIGANDTVNPAAAEDPSSPIAGMPVLRVWEADNVVVFKRSMAAGYAGVQNPLFYRENSQMLFGDAKQRVEDILRAF
- a CDS encoding Re/Si-specific NAD(P)(+) transhydrogenase subunit alpha, whose product is MTRIGIVAELGLETRVAATPVTVAQLLGLGYEVVVEKGAGESASFRDEDYAAAGALIVGADEAWASEVVLRINPPTEEEIGRLAEGATLIGSLSPGLRPELVAALAARPITALALDAVPRISRAQSMDVLSSMANIAGYRAVIEAAHEFGRFFTGQVTAAGKVPPAKVLVAGAGVAGLAAIGAASSLGAIVRATDPRPEVADQVKSIGGEYLRVEVEEEMKSSDGYAKATSEAYNLRAAEIYTEQARDVDIIITTALIPGRPAPKLLTAEDVAGMKPGSVIVDMAAGQGGNVEGSVAGERVITDNGVVILGYTDLPGRLAAQASQLYGTNVLNLLKLLTKDKDGVLRIDFEDVVQRSVTVVRDGEKTWPPPPVQVSAAPVVKTDAGTAAAAADSAAGAAVKKPGLSPAGKAGFIAAGIAVLFGINTVAPAPLPQHFTVLMLAVVVGFYVIGKVHHALHTPLMSVTNAISGIIVVGALLQVTSDNIVMQIIAAVAILLASINIFGGFAVTRRMLAMFSAGKARS
- a CDS encoding cytochrome P450 encodes the protein MSTVTNCPVNHGTIPVLDDDPFSPEILENPLPFQERLREAGPVVFLSKYNAYAIGRYEDLSAAVANWQELTSGSGVGLNEPWRARGLLQMDPPQHDAPREVLQAIMSSRVLRSMKDGCMEMAGSIIEGLLAGSISGGQVEVDGHRDIGSKLPVNFFPEASGISEEGRENLVPYADHIFNALGPDNELVEQGKCKAAEYTEWATAKCQRDALKPEGFGADIWAAADRGDILHEQAPLLTRSLLSAGVDTTVYGISGMLYAFASNPEQWEALRRNPNLARVAFDESLRWETPVQQIFRKTTSDVTIGGSTIPEGRRVMLCFAAANRDPRRWENPDKFDLSRDPSGHLSFGMGIHQCVGQHAARLQAASLLEQLVPRIKSIELAAPIERHHNNTLRGWDSVPLRLTLA
- a CDS encoding PDR/VanB family oxidoreductase, which translates into the protein MPTHAASLTVDASSASKPAAGHPGIQCLRVARKDVIADGVVRLRLEEPHNGRVPDWTPGSHIELVLPTADAGALSRHYSLCGDRWDAHAYEVAVLNEPNSKGGSRYIHDGLAVGDLLTVGTPRNNFHLTQATRYEFIAGGIGITPIMTMIAAAEQLGIDWHLHYGGRTRASMAFLDELAQYGDKVTIWPQDELGHLNLTFLNETVDGGRVYCCGPEPLLNAVAGAAAAWPSWAVRFERFVPATLPAPVRTEPFTLELALSKRCITVRTDETVLSALSDAGVPVLSSCNEGVCGTCEVSVLRGTPEHRDSLLNDAERAKNDRMFVCVSRAITDRLVLDL
- a CDS encoding acyl-CoA dehydrogenase family protein; amino-acid sequence: MEFSTDERTELLKKELVDFMYGHVYPAEAAYQEELENLENPYAWSESPILQKLRTEARRRGLWNLFLPGEEGAGLTNVQYAPLAEITGRSRTLAPAALNCSAPDTGNMELLAEFGTEEQKEKWLKPLLEGEIRSAFAMTEPAVASSDATNVETSIVRDGDDYVINGRKWFITGAMNPNAKIFIVMGKTDPLAERHRQQSQILVPRDTPGVEVKRAMKIFGYEDHYNGGHAEIVFTNVRVPATNLIGGEGDGFAIAQARLGPGRIHHCMRAIGMAERAIKMMCERADERVAFGKPLSEQGVIRDWIAESRVRVEQLRLMVLKTAWLMDTVGNKGAHTEIQAIKIATPSTVEWILDKAIQVHGAGGLSQDFFLASAFAYARTIRFADGPDEVHKNALARNELKRQRARRTA
- a CDS encoding phosphotransferase family protein; protein product: MSETMRSAAANGVGANPVSPTGLDLVRLRDWLNHEVPGLVAGELSASLIEGGKSNLTYVLTDGIHEWIVRRPPLGTIMATAHDMRREYTIADALRATDVPVANMIAYCGDKEVLGADFYLMERVEGVPFRYAEEIMPLGAPRTRAIATELVGTLAKLHRVDPSDVGLGGFGRPEGFLGRQVKRWKTQLDASFTRDLPGAEELYDKLAAAVPSRSYSGIVHGDFRMDNVLMGADDLPAAVIDWEMATLGDPLLDLALMLTYQRRARIVAARESTDPATYDVTLAPGYPSAEEIMGLYEAQSGCTLDGFGFYLGLACFKLAGISEGVRFRHINRQTVGAGFEDSGRTVPLLLGLGLDSLKEYK